Below is a window of Uloborus diversus isolate 005 chromosome 3, Udiv.v.3.1, whole genome shotgun sequence DNA.
CAGCGCAAAAAATTCCCGCTAAAAagaatcactgcttttaattgaTTGAAATACGCATAAATAACTTAAAGAAAATTTGAGAAAAGATGATCAAATCAATACGATCCGTAATGATGCAAGAGAATATGCCCAAGGATGACGTTAAATTTGAACAATTTGTTTTATGTAATGCTCTTGTGAATTAAATCttggttctttttattttctgaaaagtctaacgacaaaatttcaaattttaggaaaatattcATATAATCATATTGAATTATTTAATGGTATTACTGcgttttttactgaaagaaataTACTTCAATGTGTATtccttttagtttaaaatattgcaatccttatagaaaattttaatatgacggtacaaatgctttttttaagttttagagcTTGACGcttggtgagggggggggggctggtttctgaaataaattgaGTTAGTTACTTAGCTGAGGATTCTCACTGCATTGAATAGAACTATAATTCCTCCTCTAATAACTTGTAACGAACTTCatcttaaacagaaaaaaatgctcttttgaTTGATCTAAAATGTTAAAGAGTGCGGAATTATTCGCTCGTAGAAAATTTATTATACATTTTAGTTTaaagaataaattgaaaaaagctTCGAGGGcaacctatgggggggggggtccagagtAATTCTGTATCAAATTTCAAGACTGAAGATGGTATATATAGGATTTATTGAGTATCGCGTACAAATAATTCTTCTTCTTAATTACATACACTATATCAACAAAAGTAtggaaacactttcaaaattcacatttttatggatttctcgAGACATAATAGACCAACTGTTCTGCAACTTTTGTCACGTAAAAGGATATGCTCCAGTtgtcatttttgaataaaaatgattctcAGTTTTAGTAGATTAGTAAAAAGTACGGagacccggggtaaaatgggtagccggggtaaaatgggtatagttgcaattttcttaattttattctactggacaacattttttgaaaataaaaaaatatgatgaaaatgtttacatatcaggcaactttttgacttgaggaaaaaaaaatcttgcaactcatttaccaggcttagcaacagttttaattttcagaacacaaaacaatgcgtttatagtgagtgataaacttctttctaaaaaaatttacaggaagatttttagaagttttttatttggatttgatagaaaaagaatttttccaacagaaaactcaaaaaataagtaaattgtaatatttacaaaaattttatagcacttttagttgtacggggtaaaatgggtatagccaacATTTTTGAGTTAAAGACATTAaatgcatgaagattaaaaaacttaaattatctttgcaagacaaatgttagatattattcatcttttaaattaaaagtatgtttttaaaaaatttataaataattactctgtatttatttgttttattttaattactatgacTTACGCCAATTAGTACTTAAAGGTATTACATTTTTCGATTATTATCGATatagttcatgattactgtacgttagtaatttactgtaagtttattatgtatatggttCATTGATACATATTAGAAAACATAGTATTGATAGCTAATACgctgtctttttaatttccttttaaaactacCAACCTCCCATGCTCAGAACATAGTTTTAGTGAATTTTAGATATTTCAACATTAATTTGTCTGTCTGAGAGCACGCTTTTTCAGACAATGTTTATTCGGTTGGTGTGCATCCAACTGGTTTAGAGACAAATGGTATTTCAGACATTGTGAAATCTGAGTATTCAAATAATCCATTCCCGATTCGTTTGTTTGTTACGTATAATTTCAGATAAAGTTTTAAGCGGAAGATTGCTTCATGGTTCACTTACCCGTCGTAAACggtttaaataaacagcaattcATAGTTTTCTGTTTTAGTTGAATTAGACTGGATAAAATGTAATTCATTGCTTGAAAACAAGACTGTTGCTTATTTCATTCACAGATTATCTCTGCGCAACGAGAAAAGAAACTATCTTTTTTTGTGGTAATGCCATTTCCTAACTTCTTAAGACCGTGTTACTCTTCATGAAAAATAGGAAGTAATATTTAATTTAGACGAAAGTAGCATGcatttaaaaggtaaaaaaacctttgtgtttgattcaagattttttttgtgtgtgtgtgtttgataATATATACTGGTAGTTTAGTTGTTGTACTAAATACGTACAGTAATATTTTCTTCTGCATGAAATGTGTCTCAAATAACCCTCTTCTattctaactattttttattcaacTCTTAATTTTCAAATTCCTATACAATATTGGGATTGGAAATGATTTTAATATAGGATTAATTTTTACTAGCCATTTGGTTAAGGATTGAATGATGATGATACTAATAATAATTACATGCAATACTAAACGAATAATCCATACAGTATAAGTATGActgtgcggggggcccgctacgcggaccccccgggcggtggaacctaaggcctacggctaagaggtggggtgcgtgcggagaaaagtataaGTATGACTATTtgggctacaaaaaaaaaagttcaatttcgtGCGTGGTTTCTTTTTAATGTAACAGTTTTCAATTCACAGGCTTGTGGCATAGTGTGAACAAAATAAGAGGGCTGCAAAACATCAGAGGCtcatttgtttttgcctttttttattttggtcATCCTGTAGTCTACTGTActaccgtgggaaggtaaagggcaacctgcagaaatgagtttttgagatatttcaagAAACGAGTTTTAGAATTCACACTGACAAtcaggaaatgttggaatttgacgggTTTTTTCGTActtattttcagcggaaaacaaataagcaagcttgtacaatgaagctaaagtacaatagatgacaaaaatgcgagggaaaagaaaaaaaataaggaaaatgaaaatttcgcagATACTGCCGTCTACCTTTTCACGCCAGTATATACATCCCTTAGAACATATATGGTTTGCCCATTGCAGTCAACTACCTATATGCAAACGCAAGTTTTCGAAAACTTTATAAATGAAGAGTTGAAAAGGAGTTTTGTGACGAAAATTTTGCAGCTGAAGAAAAAACTATTAGgagtaatttaaaactaaatgctACAGCCACCGTAAATGATTCATATGTAGCCTGTAAAtagatttttgaacaaaactattcGATGTTTGGTTTTAGCAAATATTTTAACGACtcccattctttttttccatcttctgtaaaatttgtttttgtcactTAACTCCTTTTCAATGTCAACTTCTCAAATACTAACGGTCATGCATTTCGACagctaaaaattttcataattggcTTTTACATATCATGGGACGGGGGAGCGTCCCGCCccaccaaggaaaccaaacgtcagcagccaacagaagcaaatccacccccgaagacgaaagaaaataaaagcgaccaagaacaagttcacacgacagaacaagttggggttttttgggtttttcacccctctgtatctcaacCCCATGAAGActcccggagttgatttttggtacactcaatctctagtggcccctgacgccgtaaaccaaactACAAttccctggaccatcagggggaggaggtattaaagttataaaatcgctgttaaaaaaagttttcgctttctttgacaggacTACAGctcagacgaaaaaaggaatcaagctgaaatttcgcacacacattccttgtgccctactaaTGTGCCTTTTGTGTCATTTGACCcgctcccccctcgtttttactccacaaatcgtaccttcccggggttctgcagcagccccccggggggctatggcaatgattttttgtatacatattctttggGGGGCATTgaggacatatacaaaaattcgacCCCATGGACATCATGggctggagtaattaaagtttgaaaatcactaatttcccctaaattgatatgtacttactctcagcttatagggtttgttaatctctgaatgcaattgcaaggctagaacaAATCTAAGATCTAacgattattcaaaagttgtctttggaaatgaaatttaatcaacactaataaaacagatccaacagtccatcctagacgttaaatcgcggatatcacaaatttgccacagcgactgcgcatgcgcgcagacttagctcattgggctttctgttttaagattctatgtagtttgtttatatttaagcagagaaacattaaAGAATGAGATTAAAATACAGTCCCCCCCAACCCCAATTTCGCCGAtgcgaaatttcttttcttcctgtttttcagttttgatatatttaaggtggaagaaattttaaatgtcggcgaaagtggggttaaaccatgaaaatattttgcgtgacatattatatgtaacTCTACGCATATgtatatgatacatctaacttcATAATTGAGAGCGAAgaatagcacttatttattggtttgcctattttctaaattaatgcatttttcgcaaacataacacattatgaattgaaatatatgatatatgtgtgtggatatccgtgttttgcagcaatttaacagacaaaatttttgcaattaatttaagcaagacttttgaaatgagctaagtcCACGCGCATACGCAgttgctgtggcaaatttgtgatatccgcgatttcaCGTAGAGTAAAGTTGCATACATCTTCTGAcccattcaaatttaaaatatttaaagacttcttttttttttgcttggtcgTAACATAcgttattttatctttttagtgaacttttaaacaaaactgggtattaaacaagacaaagagttccatgaaaagaaagataaattacccAATAATTTAAactatcccataaaacgtaaaaaaatccgcgatttaagaaaagaagtcattTAATAAAAGCTATATTGATAGAAAccggaagttgtaaaacatttaaaaaaaaaaaaaaacttcatgaaaatgttgaataatctaccaaataaaaaaactaatagaatttatggcgaacttgtaaaatacttgaaaacaatataattaaatatatagCATTTTGttatccaagcagttttctttgcagcagagaggatacaagaattgcaataaaatttaaacggcccaactctcaccaaacgaacatagaaccttactggtcagaaaataacatgacgtaaaattaagcttaccattattattccttaaaaacacaaaacaacgttgtttcaattgaatatttatgacttgaaattctcaattctaaaatacaaagtaataaaatcaatgcaaaaagatgtgatatctcagcaaaaacaaccctgttgtaaaaattccCCCGCCAAGAAAACGTTTAACCTTCtttcccacaaaaaagaaagcctttatCCTTAaaaacctcagccttaaaaagtcatgatatttagtttgcccgccaagtatctgctaaactatcatcctccctgttctctttcatcacacctacttcagttagatcctcctcccttcaactcctcagaaatatggatagatcctttaaattgtttatctagttTGGCGGGAGGCTTTttactcaccaagcaaccacctcaaccAAAAAAGCTttccgccaaacaagataaacaatttaaaggaccTATTCATATTtctctgaggagttgaaggtgggaggaggatctaactgaagtaggtgtgatgaaagaggagaacaggggggatgatagtttggcagatacttggcgggcaaactagatatcatgactttttaaggctgaggggttttttttttttttttttggtttaggatgaaggttttctttttttttttttttgtgggaaagaAGGTTTAAGGTTTTCTTGGGGTGGAAATGTTTAcgacagggttgtttttgctgagatagtATGGTTAGTAGACAAAATTCGTTAATTCATTTAATTGCGTCTTTCTTTtctgctctcccccccccctttttttgactggagaaagtttaattaatttctttatgtACAAACTGTAGAGTcgttcaaaataatttgtttcccCAAGTTTGATATCTTAAACGCTGATATTTTACTTTCCTTTAGCTGAAAAATCACGATAAAAAAGTTGCCTTAAATATGACTGTTCAatgtcttctatttttttttttaatgtctgtgCAATATTTTACTGGTACGTTTGGAACTTCTGAAGTTTATTTTAAGTTGCTTTGAACACattacagtggactctctctactTGAACACTCTCTGATGTGATAATGTGAGCACCCCGGTATTCTGAACGCAATTTGATGGTCTCAGCGAATACATATTCGCATTATCaagtcattaaaataaaagcCTCCATAATCTGTACACTTTTGATCAGTCCTATTAGTGTTCAGAACAGAGAGAATCTACAGTAATTCTGTTCATAACACCAATATCTGACGTCAAGACTTAGTAGTATCTCCCATAGGGTttccgatcccgaatcccgcgggatcctgcaggatatttagcgggattgatcCCGCGGGATTCCCAATCTCGCAATATTTTTCCATTCAAGCGTTTTCCAGCTTTCACCGCTcataaaacgattattttcacaagcatcatctgaagtatGAACCTTCTTCCTCGTATATCTTCAAGAAGAGCTAGTAAACATATTCTAAAACCCGCTGAGTaacctgaatgcaatgttggagtaCTTATGATAGCTttaataatgcactcaaaatctttaagttacaaaaagttaagttaccaaagaagaaaacaataaaaattctgACATTATTTATACTTTAAGCACGATTTTAAAATAGGTGAGAAAAATttgtatgaaacacaggatgactctcaTGACAGGAGATCGGGAGGAAACAGAAATCCCAGTGATTTATTCTTTGCTAATTTGCTGACGAGGACATAAAATAAGATTTCGACTTTTATGAATACtgtaatatgaaaaatatgaAGAGGCGCAATGGGATCATCCGGACAGGCTTCAAGATACCCTAAATAACTGTACCAGAAAGGCTTTGCATTGCGTTCCGTTACCAAGTTAACCTTGGCTATATTGTATATAAAATCAGaatataaagctaaaataaatttgcttccctgaaattttaaatattgaaatagcttttttcttttcagattgcTCTCTGGCAACAGAAGAAGTACATAATGCCTGTAgatttggaaatgtttttatcTGCTGCTGCGTCTCCGTTCTTCGAGTATACGCCTTTTGGAGAAGGTCGTTTCGCTGTTACAAATGCATACAACGACAGTAGATTTCGAAGAAGTTTGTCCCTGCCAAGGAATCATTTTCTAGTCGAATCCCACCACAAGCAGCCGCCTTGTAAAAGACAACCATATCATAAAGATCTTACTTCCAAAGAAAAGAATAGTGCTGCTTCCGCCGATGTTCTATCATTTGGAGCACgaaagaaaaaagttagtttcgccGATGATAGAGGATTCAGTTTAGTTGAAGTTCGAGAGATTCCTGGTTCAACTAAGTGGGCAGATCAAGTTTTGACACTTCTGATCGGCGATGCGAAAAAAAGTGTCGTCTTGGAGAAGaaatggaaactttcttttcaacATCCACCATGGGAAGATGAAGCCCTTATAAGGTTTCTACAAACAAATGCTGTTGTTTTAGAATCCGTGTCAGTAACGGATGACAACCTTTATGGAAGTATCAAGGTAAGAAACTTGGCTtacgaaaaaaatgtatttgtaagAGTTACTTTCGATCGGTGGGTGTCTTATGTTGACATAACAGCTTCCTATGTTAAACATAGACTGCAGAGACAGAGTGTTTACGACACATTTTCTTTCACTACACGAGTTTCACCTGCGGCTTTCAGATACCAAGTTATAGAATTATGTGTTTGTTTCAAATGCAATGGTAAGGAGTACTGGGACAACAATGGTGGAATCAATTATCGCCTCGTAATGGAGCCCGCTTGTGGTGAGGCAGGATTCTGTGAGCGCTCAAAATATAGTAAGCCAAGCAATAAAATGACTGTGTCCCTTTCGGAGAAtcttgaaaaattttctgaaattgattcTTGGAGCTCTCTTATGTATGGGCAACCTTACTGGTGAAAATGAAACGAGTGCCGATAATTTCATTCAAGTTGGCACATAATGGAAACCaaaaatatgttgaaatatttccaGTAGCTGATGAACGGCTAATGGACGTTTACTTTCCAAGTGGAACTCGAAAAACCGAAGTCGCTGATTTGTGATTTCGAAGTGATTTTCATGGAACAAATATTGTCCTCGACTTTTTCCTTCGAGACTAATTGTTGTGAAATATGGGTGATAAAATATCTTTAGTGCAAAGATGGATTATACTTTATAATACTATGCTTCtcttgttgaatattttttctactttgattTTGCAATTAGTCTGCAGATCAAAACTTATGAGTGATCCATATTTTACAAAAAGCACTCAAATAAGATATATGAAATCTTAATGACTGTAACAGAACGAACtctattttttttgcattaatatatAAGATGTTTCAAAGCAAAGTAGTGTTATGCATATTCATTCGCATTTATATTgttcaatatttaaataaatatgtacataatattttgatagaaaaatTCTTAGTAGTTTGTGTAATTACATGCACATAATGAacattttagaaatgtttttattccaATAGGTTTTCTTTGAGAACCAAATGTTGTTTTcaattacatatatatatgtcaagttgtacatattttcatctaaaatttcgATTTGTTTATCTTGAACTGTAAAGAGTATAAGTTTTACTAAGAAGTTTACTTATTCTTTCGGGTGTGGGCACCTTCGAGTACATAGCTTGTAGATATgctcttttaaagaaatttattttatacgtgtgtttttaaataaattgtttgctTTTCTATTCTCtcgtttattaattttcaaatgtatGATTACTTTCCGTGTTTTTAATCTTTTACAGAACTTTTTAAACCATGTTAATGCTCATTTTCTGTTCGCTATTGTAGTTTTCTACACATTCTTTCGTTTTAGGGAAGTGTTATGTAGCTTGATAATGTTGTCGTTGGTTTCTCAAATTTTATCAATCTTCATAGCTGAAAGGTAAAGAAAATATAatacatagtatataacacataATAAGGTTCGTGCATGTAGTTTCAGATGCATGATATCTCTTAATTTACTCCAAGGTGTCCCTGATTTATTTCTACAAACCTGCATGAGGGGTAGGAGATACATTGAAGAGTCAGAATCATATAGCATTTTGTAGactaaaaaataccttttttaggAGGTAGAAAGCGTTTTTGGAGTTCAAAAGATCAAAAATTTTCTCTAAGTACTAAATGCTCTGGAACAGTTTACTGTAAAAGATAAAATCAATGAAGTTTAATCGCAAAAATTGCTGCAAACATTTTTCTAACTAATTGAgaaactactgtttttttttcttttcaatgaagcATTGCTTGCATCAAAGAGGCATTGCTTGTTTTATTACATTAAATACGTTATGTTTATTACGCTCGTAGTATAGTAACAGAAAGAATATGAATACATTCAAACTTTTCTAGTTGATTCATTTGGATGCATTCAGTATCCAAAGGAGATTCCGATTTGGGCACCTCCTGTAAGTTAATATAATTAATTCTGGGACACCCTCTTTATCAACGTACGTGAAGCTTTGTTTATCTAATTTGGTTAAACTAAGCAAGAAAGCAAGTGAATGTATTACCGATGTAATGAATCGGTTGTAACTTGTGTAAAGAAAACCATTTCAGGAATTGACTTTtctgtttataattatttaaagaaaattttttgcagCGTTGAATAGAAGctccagaatttaaaaaaaaaaaaaaaaaaaaaaaaaaaaaaacaagcaaattcgaaaattaaaaacaggaaatactgacattttaatgttcatttacaattgataatattttcttgAGTACATAAGGTTATCTAAAATAGATGCAGTAATTAATTTTGTTAGTGAATACCTGATACTTGTAGGATGATCTGGGATTTATTGCGAAATTATAATTAAGTGATACAGGTAATAAACTTCGGACAATgatgttgccaaaaaaaaaaaaaaaaaaagaagaaagaaagaaatttgaaagttttcagTTTCATTTGAAACCTTGGAGAGCTCATGTGAGCCCTCCAGTTCCCCTTTCAACACACCAAACCATCATCacataatgcataaaaaaaataataaaaacaaatgagtagacctttagcaatcaataaatttgattggtttcaaactggcagccttttgcattgatacagaggtgcaactgcttcTTGAAATTTTGAGCCAAAGGCCGCAAGTCTTTTACCTTTATCAATTATATTCCCTTTAAGACAAatggtttagagagtccaaacttttgcgtagtttagggtagacctttgactctaaagtaggccatacagtgtaataaatgggattgagatccagcaagtagagcgtccactctacaGATGACGTCATACCAAAAACAATGCGCATTGTACTTgtaccactcttgtctttttggccatatgaactgCTGTGGAGTCTAATTCAAATGTCCAGTCCACATTGccgaagtgctcttaggcccataGAAGTACAACAGCTTATAAAATGTCCTTCTGGCACACTTAACGATGCTAAGTAGTTTCGATAAATACTTAGTTTCAATGTGTTGCTAAAACCATTAAAGTttacttaaatgttttaaaaaaatgaacagctATTAAAAACCCGTAACATTCAGGTCTCGAGTCGTATTTTATCCCGTATTAATACCGTAGTATCATTTTTCAAGCTGCTCAGATTTTGTATTCGAAACAGATTTTGTAAAATgagttgttcaattttttattgttgACTGTGTTACGTAAATTAGCTCGCATGTCACCTCTGACACGTGTGTCACAGCTTAACTGTATTAACTGAAACGTAATTTAATTTGTTGTCACAATATGACTTCAGCGTTATAAGCTTATATTATTTCCTTCTTGAATGTCTTGAATTTTAAATACTACTAGGTGTTCTATctacttgaaattttttacataCACCGTAATCAACGTATACTTTAaatcagtttcaaaatatttcacgatattctttatttgaaaattaattattgtagttaggttttaaaacattttttcctgaaTGCGAAAAAGTGTTCCAGTGAGGAAATTTCTGTACTGCCTCTGTGGGCCTTTTAGTTTTCAGTCAAgcagacatgaaaaaaaaaaaaaaaaacacaacttgaCGTGCATTTCCATAGACAAAGCCAAAATGTAAAGATAACCCACCATTTTAATATTTGATTGGAGTAATGAAAATTaatcagtttttagttttgaaaacttaattaaaattgcGACAAAAGCAGCATATAGTTGATTACCCGAGTACAAGACTGCTGAcattttaggagaaaaaaaaaagaacaaaaaagaaaaatagggaaaaaaaataagaaaaaatagaaaaaaaaaaggctgtggtGGGACTGGCCGACACAAGCTAtgcttttattaaataacataagCTTATAATGTTTAAGTTGATAATGTTGAATTCACAAAATTAATTGTAGTAACTGAAACCTAATTCGATTTGTTGTTCCAATATACTTTCAACATTCGTTCTGCTGTTAAAAGAAGTGTTGAAAAATTGGTGATTCAAGCCCACCCGAGAGAGtgacatgttttttaaatattttaaaaaaggggcAGTCTTTAACTGgctgtgtgtgtgcgcgtgtgtgacAATAAGCTATGCTTTTATTGTATAACAAAAGCTAGAGTTGAAAATGTAAAACTGATAtatttaactaaagcttaattcgattTGTTGTTTCAATACACGTTCAACATTATAAGCTTACTAGAAGTACCCGCACGGCGTTgctcgtgctaagaatttaaaggaagtccgttgaatagaAAAATCCATGCGCCCCTCccctttctgatgtgaaatgaccatttttcttcaactaaaatgcttacacaccttttcaaaaaagcctattaaag
It encodes the following:
- the LOC129218649 gene encoding protein phosphatase 1 regulatory subunit 3B-like → MPVDLEMFLSAAASPFFEYTPFGEGRFAVTNAYNDSRFRRSLSLPRNHFLVESHHKQPPCKRQPYHKDLTSKEKNSAASADVLSFGARKKKVSFADDRGFSLVEVREIPGSTKWADQVLTLLIGDAKKSVVLEKKWKLSFQHPPWEDEALIRFLQTNAVVLESVSVTDDNLYGSIKVRNLAYEKNVFVRVTFDRWVSYVDITASYVKHRLQRQSVYDTFSFTTRVSPAAFRYQVIELCVCFKCNGKEYWDNNGGINYRLVMEPACGEAGFCERSKYSKPSNKMTVSLSENLEKFSEIDSWSSLMYGQPYW